ATGAGCGTAACATTGGTGTACTACTTTTTGATTGTTTGGGGTAAGAATTACATCTTCTTACCCCTTTTTTATAACCTGAATCTGTCATTCAACACTTCTGGGGCAAGGATGATCGATCAGTGATGGAAAATCAATCTTGTTATGCACAAATTGTGTTCAAAACCAGTTTTAAAAATAAAGCGCTGGAGATCAGATTTTGAAAATGCAGCCTTAGAGATTAACGCTTGGGAATGAAGCTTTGGGAATTCAGAACTGAGAAGATATCTGAGAAATAACTTGGGGTACTGGCAAAGCGCTAGTGGTCATGGGGGCAAGGGGCTTAAGTCCCTTGTCTTCGTCGATCAACGGGGTAAGCAGAGTATCAATTTTGACTGTTTAAACATTTTCTGCGAGGGCGATCGAGTTTGGGCCGACATCGTTAATCTTTGCGGGGTTGATCACCCTTAAACCGGATGATTAGTAAGTGAGCTTGGTCACAGATTTCAAGCAATGCTACGGGTTTTCAAAAACCGGGGGATGGGTCAACAGACCGCTTTCCGAATCGGGCTTTGGGGGGATGAATTGCAAAGAGACAGAACTGTTCTTGATCGCGGTGTGATGGTCAGCGCCACTCAAAACCCGATCGGGTCGCTTGTCCGGTTTTGGGCGCGATCGAGCCGTAAGGGCTGTCAGGGTTGCCCTGCCCTTGGGGGCGATCCGGCGGTGACCGAGGGCGATCGATTGCCTGCCCCGATTCCCCCATGCACTGTGCTGGTTCCGCCGACTACACTGAGGACAGCCCCACCCAAGCAAGCTATGGGACTGCCATTCTAATTTCGCCCCGTTCATCCCCATGAAACGTTTGCTGCAACCTTTTCAGGCTCGTTTGTCGCGAACGGTGGCCTTGGGGGTGTTGTTTAGTATTGTGACCATTGAGGCGGTGATTCTCATTCCCTCCTATTGGCGAAGGGAACGTGAGCTAATTGACTACATGCAACGGATTTCCACCGCTAAGGTGGTGACCCTGGCGCGTTGGTCGCAGGCTGCACCGGAGTTTCAGGATCCCGTGCGGTTGGCCCAGCGGTTGGCCAATCAGACAGATGACCCGATTTCCCTGTGGAAGGGGCTGGCATTCTATGACCAATCGGGGCGTTTGGTGGCCACGGTGGGCGAAAAGCCTGAGTTGACCATCACGGCGGTGGCCGCGGGTCGCCGTGAACAACTGAGCCGCGATCAACAACGGCTCGATTTGGCTTGGCCGCCCGATGCCAGACGCAACTACACCCTGGTGGTTCGCCACGACATGAACCCGGTTTATGCGGAATTGCGGGCTTTTATTTTCCGCATTCTGGGATTGGTGGTGCTGATTTCGGTGTTTGCAACGGGGGTGACGATGGTGGTGTTGTCGCGGGTGGCGATCGTGCCGATTTTGCAAATGCGCGATGACCTGCGGCGAGCGGCGGACTTAATCAGTCGTGAGGATACCTCTGGGGAGATGTTGTATGCCTGCCAGGTCGATCGCCCCGATGAGTTGGGGGAGGTGATTACGGCCTTCCGGCATATGTATAACCGGATTCACCAGGAAATTTTGGAGCGGCGACGGGCAGAGCGGGAATCGGAAAGCCTGCTGCTGAATATTTTGCCCCCCGCGATCGCGGAACGATTGAAACGGGGCGAACACCCGATCGCAGAACGGTTTGAACAAGCGACGGTGCTGTTTGCGGATTTGGTGGATTTCACTGGACTAGCAGCCCACATCACCCCGGGCGAGTTGGTGCAACAGCTCAATCACATTTTTTCCACCTTTGACGCGCTGGCTGATACCTATGGCCTCGAAAAAATCAAGACGATCGGGGATGCCTACATGGTGGTGGGGGGTGTTCCGGATCCGCACCCGGACTGTGTGACGGCGGTGGCGGAAATGGCGTTGGCCATGCAACGGGCGATCGTGGCCTACCAGCCCGCCGCCGACTCCACCCAGCACCCCTTTTCGATCCGGATCGGGATCCATACGGGGCCCGTGGTGGGCGGTGTGATTGGTATCCGCAAGTTTATTTACGACCTCTGGGGCGACACGGTGAACACGGCCAGCCGAATGGAGTCCCATGGAATGCCGGGCCAAATCCAGGTGACCGAAGCGGTTTACCAAACCCTGCGCGATCGCTTCCAATTTGAGCGGCGGGGCGAAATTGCCATCAAGGGCAAAGGCACAATGACCACTTATTGGTTGCTCGATCGATTGGCAACCAACGGCCCCATGAATGGCGCAGCCGCGAACCCGGCGGCCCACCCCCCGATCGCCTCAGGATTGTCGGGAAATCGCCAGCCCTCCTAGGCCTTGGGTGGCGTTACGCCCATCCGAATTTCGGAGCAGAAGGAGGCAAAGGTGGGGCCGCCCGATCGGGTTGTGGTACTCGATCGAAACCGGAGATTATCGCTAGCAAACCAAATTCGCTCCTCAATCCAGCCACCCTCCACCGGAAGGGTAATCCACAGGGCCCCATCGCCGCCGAAACTGTAGCGACCGGGTTGGGGTTGGCTGTTGCTGCCCGGCGTGGCCAACAGCGGCCCCGCTCCCGACGGATCCGGAGCCAACGCCAACAGCACCGAGGATCCCAATTCCTTATTCGGAGAAGCCGTGATCGCTTCCCAACGCATTTTCAGCCCCGCTGCGATCGCCTGCGGATCGGCCCCATATTTCTGACAAAGGGCGATCGCCTCCGGTGCGTCGGCCGTTAGGGCTTCCATCCAAAGATCCCCTTTGCCCAAAACGGATTTGCGATCGGTCAAATTGTGGCCCGTCCGTTGGGAAAACCACTTACCCACACATTTTTCTAAAAACTCAGCGATCGTGCTCATGATGAAACAAAGAATTGATGGTTGATTAGGGTTTTGCCGTAAAAAAATACTCAAAAAAGGTCAGGGCTGAAATGGATTTGGCCCTGGGAAGCCGAAAATTTGTTGCGATCGCCTGGCCGGGTCACAGTCTGGATCTGAGCCAGGCCAAGCAACTCAAACTCCCCATGAATCCAGGTTATGAATCCAGGGTCTGATCGGCCGCAGGATTCGACGGTTGATCGAGCTGATCAAGCTGTTGCAATCCATAGTGTGCCGCTTCGGCCACCTGGGGATGGCTATCTTTAGCAAGATATTTCAGGGCCGATCGGCTCTTCTCACTGGGCAACTTACCCAACGATTCCGCCAAGCGTTGCCGCACCAGCCAATCATCCGACTGCACAAAGGTCAACATCCGCTCAACAGCTTCCACGGCTCCCACCTCGCCCAGCGCCGCGATCGCCGCCTGCTGCACAATCACCTCCGCACTATCCAGCGCATCAATCAGGGTTTTGCGGGCGCGTGGATCGCCCAAGTTCCCTAACGAAACGGCTGCACTGAAGCGCACCAACCAATCCGTATCCTCATAGAACAGGCGGATCAGGGGTTCAACGGCGCGGGTGTCGTGCAAATAGCCCAACGCTCCGGCTGCATTGGCGCGGATGCTGTAGTCTTTGTCCGCCAACAGGCCCATCAGCAGGTCAAAACATTCCTCTGTGGGCTTCAGTCCTAGGGCAAAAACGGCCATGGTGCGCACTTGCAAATGGTCGTCGTTGAGAACTTTTTTAATCAGCGGTACGGCATCAACCGGCGACACATCCCGCAGAGCCGTGAGGCCCAGGAGCCGATCGCGCGAATTGGGGCTTTCGAGTTGGTCGGCAATGCGATCAAGATTGGGGTCGGACATGGGGTGAGGCTACCAAAACGGATCGACGAATTGGCCAAGCATTTCACCATCATACCAAGGGCCAACTCTCCCCAGACATGACCGGGGATCACGGGGCCAGCCGCGGCCGCAACCAACCCAAATATTCCTCATTGCGTCGTCGATCGATGGAGTGAGCCGATTGTTGCAGTTCTTGGATCACGAACTGTGGCTCAAAAAGTTGCTGAATTTCGGCAATGCTGGTGCCAAAGGGCGGGCCACCGGGGCGATCGTGGGTGAAAAACACCGCCACCAAGGAGCCTTGATCCTTCAGGAGCGATCGCACGGCCTGCACATAGGCCGGCCGCAGACTGGGATCGATCGCGCAAAAGCAGGTGTGCTCAATTACCCAATCAAATTGCCCAGCCCAATTGGCCGCCAAATTGAAAATATCCGCCTGCACAAATTCCGCCGCCACACCCCGATCGCGGGCTGCCCGGTCAGCTTCGGCAATGGCAGAAGGGGCCAAATCAAACCCCACAACCTGAAAGCCCCGATCGGCCAAAAACACCGCGTCATGGCCCCGGCCGCAGCCCACCACGGCCATGCGTCCTCCCGGTGTCACATCGGGGCGATCGGCCCAGGCCACCAAAACAGGTGATGGTTGTCCCAAGTCCCAACCGGTTTTGCCCGTTTGGTAGGCCGTTTCCCAAAAATCAATCGTTGGTTGTTCCTCGCTCAGAACCATGTTGAGGTGTTTGCCGTTAGTTGATGAATTGGTGAATCAGTTCTTTGACCATTATTCTTTGGTCATTATTTAGGTACGGTCTGACGGTGCTTTTTCCTGCCCAAGATTTCCATCTCGCTCCATTTCACACCCCCATTTCACGACCTCTGAATTATGCAATCGATCGCCCTTCCTCAGGATTCGTTCAATCAACAGTGGCTAGCGGCGATCGCCCCGGAAGATTGGGTGAATCCGCAACCGGCGGATTGCTATGACTTGGTGGTGGTGGGCGGCGGGCCGGCGGGTTTGGTGGCGGCGGCCGGCGCGGCGGGCTTGGGCTTGGGGCTAAAAGTGGCCCTCATTGAGCGCCGCTGGTTGGGTGGGGACTGCTTGAATGTGGGCTGTGTTCCTTCCAAGAGCTTGATTGCGGCGGCCAAAGCGGCCCGATCGCCCGTGGAACCGGAAACCTTTGCGGCGGCCATGGCCCAACTGCGGGCCGTGCGATCTCGCTTGGCGGTGCATGACTCAGCCCAGCGGTTTCAGGGGCTGGGGGTCGATGTGTTTTTGGGCGAAGGGCGCTTTCAAGATCCTCGGGCGATCGCGGTGGGGTCCCA
The window above is part of the Limnothrix sp. FACHB-406 genome. Proteins encoded here:
- a CDS encoding adenylate/guanylate cyclase domain-containing protein encodes the protein MKRLLQPFQARLSRTVALGVLFSIVTIEAVILIPSYWRRERELIDYMQRISTAKVVTLARWSQAAPEFQDPVRLAQRLANQTDDPISLWKGLAFYDQSGRLVATVGEKPELTITAVAAGRREQLSRDQQRLDLAWPPDARRNYTLVVRHDMNPVYAELRAFIFRILGLVVLISVFATGVTMVVLSRVAIVPILQMRDDLRRAADLISREDTSGEMLYACQVDRPDELGEVITAFRHMYNRIHQEILERRRAERESESLLLNILPPAIAERLKRGEHPIAERFEQATVLFADLVDFTGLAAHITPGELVQQLNHIFSTFDALADTYGLEKIKTIGDAYMVVGGVPDPHPDCVTAVAEMALAMQRAIVAYQPAADSTQHPFSIRIGIHTGPVVGGVIGIRKFIYDLWGDTVNTASRMESHGMPGQIQVTEAVYQTLRDRFQFERRGEIAIKGKGTMTTYWLLDRLATNGPMNGAAANPAAHPPIASGLSGNRQPS
- a CDS encoding phycobiliprotein lyase, with the protein product MSTIAEFLEKCVGKWFSQRTGHNLTDRKSVLGKGDLWMEALTADAPEAIALCQKYGADPQAIAAGLKMRWEAITASPNKELGSSVLLALAPDPSGAGPLLATPGSNSQPQPGRYSFGGDGALWITLPVEGGWIEERIWFASDNLRFRSSTTTRSGGPTFASFCSEIRMGVTPPKA
- a CDS encoding HEAT repeat domain-containing protein; this translates as MSDPNLDRIADQLESPNSRDRLLGLTALRDVSPVDAVPLIKKVLNDDHLQVRTMAVFALGLKPTEECFDLLMGLLADKDYSIRANAAGALGYLHDTRAVEPLIRLFYEDTDWLVRFSAAVSLGNLGDPRARKTLIDALDSAEVIVQQAAIAALGEVGAVEAVERMLTFVQSDDWLVRQRLAESLGKLPSEKSRSALKYLAKDSHPQVAEAAHYGLQQLDQLDQPSNPAADQTLDS
- a CDS encoding methyltransferase domain-containing protein, with translation MVLSEEQPTIDFWETAYQTGKTGWDLGQPSPVLVAWADRPDVTPGGRMAVVGCGRGHDAVFLADRGFQVVGFDLAPSAIAEADRAARDRGVAAEFVQADIFNLAANWAGQFDWVIEHTCFCAIDPSLRPAYVQAVRSLLKDQGSLVAVFFTHDRPGGPPFGTSIAEIQQLFEPQFVIQELQQSAHSIDRRRNEEYLGWLRPRLAP